The Mucilaginibacter sp. PAMB04168 genome contains the following window.
TTCGCTAAGAGGGGCAAAAATATGGGTCCGCAGATTCCAATTTTCATTATATCTGTATATAGTTAGTAAAAAGGTTTTCTTAATTAGATTCGCAGTATGCAGTACTGCTTTCTATTTGCTGTGGTACGTTTTATACCTGATAAGTGAAGAACTTATCCATAGAAACCGTGTCTTTGTTATTCTGCATAAAAAATATTGGCCTTCGGCCTAAGAATGCAGCCCAACCCGAAAATGTACTTGGCGGACCAATAATATAGTCGCAACTGGATAGCACACACAAATCTTCAATGTCCGAACCTTTGGCGTAAACCAGGTGCAGATCATGCGTATTGTCAAATGCTATTTTTTCGTTAGAACATATGATGAATACACAGTTGCTGATTTGCGCAGCTATCTGCACCATTTGAGCATAATAAAAACTCAAATCGAAGTAAAATTTACCACCGTGCCAGGTGGCGTAATCACCGCGGCGTACATGGATACCAACCAGGGCGGCAGGTGCAAGTTCATGGTGTATATTTTGTATAAAGCTGTGTGGGCGCGACGAGTGCTGTCCATGGAATGAAAGCACATTCTTGATCTCGTCTTGTTGATCTTCCACTCCGGCATAAAACCTGAACATCCAATCGGTTATAAAAATTGAGTAAGGAAAGCTTTTACCGGCCTCCTGCTCATCAATCACATACCGTTTATTAATCACAAGCGCTCCCAAGAACTGCAGGTTGCGA
Protein-coding sequences here:
- a CDS encoding alpha-1,2-fucosyltransferase, encoding MTKKIYYLPNFGQLGNQLAILAHLIAFANKYDYQIIYPYSEQLKKCLDDQKIKNTRLTFSKTLGKKWFSYCVIKFIKYLTFNRNLQFLGALVINKRYVIDEQEAGKSFPYSIFITDWMFRFYAGVEDQQDEIKNVLSFHGQHSSRPHSFIQNIHHELAPAALVGIHVRRGDYATWHGGKFYFDLSFYYAQMVQIAAQISNCVFIICSNEKIAFDNTHDLHLVYAKGSDIEDLCVLSSCDYIIGPPSTFSGWAAFLGRRPIFFMQNNKDTVSMDKFFTYQV